One Spinacia oleracea cultivar Varoflay chromosome 4, BTI_SOV_V1, whole genome shotgun sequence DNA segment encodes these proteins:
- the LOC110775816 gene encoding 4,5-DOPA dioxygenase extradiol-like, translating to MVGEENIKETFFITHGCPKLTIDEEHPLHPFFKSWREQVYSKKPKAILVISAHWVTDQPVVNAVHVNDTIYDYEGVTYPASLYKMKYPAPGAPDLAKKVHELLTASGFESVHIDKERGLGHSTWVPLMLMYPEANIPVCELSIQPHLNGAYHYNLGRALAPLKDDGVLIIGSGSATNPSCDTTHCGDGVAPWAAEFDSWLDTALTDGRYEEVNTCETKAPNWKLAHPMKDHFYPLHVALGAAGESCKAELIHSSWYSGVLTNGILCSGTLKHGCYKFTSS from the exons ATGGTTGGAGAGGAAAACATCAAAGAAACCTTCTTCATAACCCATGGTTGCCCAAAGTTGACAATTGATGAGGAACATCCACTACATCCATTCTTCAAAAGTTGGAGAGAGCAAGTGTATTCTAAAAAACCCAAGGCTATTTTGGTCATTTCAGCTCATTGGGTAACTGATCAACCTGTTGTTAATGCTGTTCATGTCAATGATACCATCTATGATTATGAAGGTGTTACATACCCTGCTTCTTTGTACAAG ATGAAGTATCCAGCTCCTGGGGCTCCAGATTTGGCAAAAAAGGTTCATGAACTTCTCACTGCATCTGGGTTCGAATCTGTGCACATTGACAAAGAGCGTGGGCTTGGTCATTCAACTTGGGTACCTCTCATGCTGATGTATCCTGAGGCTAACATCCCTGTATGTGAGCTCTCAATTCAACCGCACTTGAATGGAGCATACCATTACAACCTGGGACGAGCATTAGCTCCTCTGAAGGATGATGGTGTACTCATCATCGGTTCTGGAAGTGCAACAAACCCTTCGTGCGATACCACTCATTGTGGTGATGGTGTTGCTCCATGGGCTGCAGAGTTCGATTCTTGGCTTGACACAGCTCTAACAGATGGAAG GTATGAAGAAGTGAATACCTGTGAGACGAAAGCACCAAACTGGAAGTTAGCACATCCAATGAAAGACCACTTCTATCCATTGCACGTCGCCCTGGGTGCTGCTGGAGAGAGTTGTAAGGCAGAGCTTATACATAGCAGTTGGTACTCTGGTGTCTTGACTAATGGTATCTTGTGTAGTGGTACCTTGAAACATGGCTGCTACAAGTTCACTTCCAGCTAA
- the LOC110775815 gene encoding putative pentatricopeptide repeat-containing protein At1g12700, mitochondrial yields MANKLGVWQKASAFINGGNNTHRLSTSLSINYLLSASSYFHSHTNFHPFVENEYEVDSELFLESVRQQCQMGFRKLDDAVSLCNRMICMNPLPSIMLFTLILSSMTKIKPRVFLNYSTVIHLSNHLEWLGVSRNLYSFNILVNCYCHLGHVNFGFSILGRIIKVGYCPDIVTFSTLINGLVQNGLLEQATELLDKIVKLGFQPNIVTYGALIKGLCRIGNYANALNLLVTMRSGFFLCKPDAVMYSTIIDSLVKDKLLTQAFDLFTEMKSKGDQPDVFTYCTLVRGMCIAGKWDDAKCMLNEMLESNIDPDVETYNMLVDMCCKSRKIREAEAILGLMTKRGDAPSTVTYSSLLDGYCSCGRLDDASEVMDLMVKYGCMPDVVAFNTLLKGCCKSKKLDKALDLVQNMHLRGLAPNVVTYNTLMDALCKDNRIHCASQLLKEMEAAGLKPDAVTYSSLLDQLCKSSQIDEALEMVRQMGIKGLVPDIVIYSILIDGLCGVGRYQEARDIFFSLLGKGLKPNQYTYNALIKGLCKKGLMNDAIDLLKTMEDNGCSPNDCNYDTIIRGLLSANDNEKALEFVFIKKSKGFTLNAHTNSLFNASLSDHDVSKCQQSFASEVSVEPEA; encoded by the coding sequence ATGGCAAACAAGCTTGGAGTATGGCAAAAAGCTTCAGCTTTCATCAATGGCGGTAACAATACTCATCGTCTTTCAACTTCTCTTTCTATCAATTATCTACTGTCTGCTTCTTCTTATTTTCATTCCCACACCAATTTTCACCCCTTCGTTGAAAATGAATATGAAGTTGATTCCGAATTGTTCCTAGAATCAGTAAGACAACAATGCCAGATGGGTTTCCGCAAACTCGACGACGCCGTTTCACTCTGTAATCGAATGATTTGTATGAATCCTCTCCCTTCTATTATGCTATTTACTCTCATTTTGTCTTCCATGACCAAGATTAAACCTCGAGTATTTCTTAATTATTCTACTGTAATTCATCTCTCTAATCATTTGGAATGGTTGGGTGTTTCTCGTAATCTTTATTCTTTCAACATCCTTGTCAATTGTTATTGTCACTTGGGCCATGTCAATTTCGGGTTTTCGATTTTGGGAAGAATCATTAAGGTTGGGTATTGCCCTGATATTGTCACCTTTAGTACCCTCATCAATGGCCTAGTTCAGAATGGTCTCTTGGAACAAGCTACTGAGTTGTTGGATAAAATTGTAAAGCTTGGGTTTCAACCCAACATTGTTACCTATGGTGCTCTAATCAAAGGTCTTTGTAGGATAGGGAACTACGCAAATGCCCTTAATTTGCTTGTGACTATGCGCTCCGGCTTTTTCCTTTGCAAGCCGGATGCTGTCATGTATAGCACCATCATTGATAGTCTAGTAAAAGACAAGCTTTTAACTCAAGCTTTCGACCTTTTTACTGAAATGAAAAGCAAGGGTGATCAACCCGATGTGTTTACTTATTGTACTTTAGTCCGTGGAATGTGCATTGCGGGGAAATGGGATGATGCAAAGTGCATGTTAAATGAGATGTTGGAGAGCAACATAGATCCTGATGTTGAGACCTACAACATGTTAGTAGATATGTGTTGTAAAAGTAGGAAAATTAGGGAGGCAGAAGCTATACTAGGACTCATGACTAAGAGGGGTGATGCTCCGAGTACTGTTACTTACAGTTCTCTGTTAGATGGATATTGTTCATGTGGCCGACTGGATGATGCCTCTGAGGTAATGGATTTGATGGTAAAATATGGTTGTATGCCTGATGTTGTGGCATTTAATACCTTGTTAAAGGGATGTTGCAAGTCTAAGAAGCTTGATAAAGCCCTTGACTTGGTTCAGAATATGCATCTTAGAGGACTAGCCCCTAATGTTGTCACATATAACACTCTTATGGATGCTTTATGCAAGGACAACCGAATCCATTGTGCAAGTCAGCTTTTAAAGGAAATGGAAGCTGCTGGTCTCAAACCAGATGCAGTTACGTATAGTTCATTGCTTGATCAACTTTGTAAAAGCTCACAAATTGACGAGGCATTGGAAATGGTAAGACAAATGGGTATCAAGGGATTGGTCCCTGACATTGTCATTTACAGTATCCTAATTGATGGCCTTTGTGGAGTTGGGCGGTATCAAGAAGCTAGGGATATCTTTTTTTCTCTCCTAGGCAAGGGTTTGAAGCCCAACCAATATACATACAATGCACTGATCAAGGGGCTGTGTAAAAAAGGACTAATGAATGATGCCATTGACCTTTTAAAAACAATGGAGGACAATGGATGCTCTCCGAATGATTGCAACTATGATACAATTATCAGGGGTTTGCTCTCTGCTAATGACAATGAAAAGGCTCTGGAGTTTGTCTTTATTAAGAAAAGCAAAGGGTTCACACTTAATGCTCACACTAATTCGCTATTTAATGCTTCTCTTTCTGATCACGATGTTAGCAAATGCCAACAGAGCTTTGCTTCCGAAGTTTCTGTAGAACCAGAAGCATAA
- the LOC110781426 gene encoding uncharacterized protein yields MVAVEVPVYDVEDLSVEYVRVYSSQHADCFSPGGSQPPNTQKEPSPPPREPSPPPNTQPQQQQQQKEHQQQPQTEHQQQQQTEQQQHQPTEQQQQHQTEHQPDQTPPPNRAELNKGRGFRISRSHAKKTGEFVPKKRGGRPAGSRVRKPTAYNVEEEEQWDDESDDENFEESESDSETGFNSDDFIDEEIEEDEEQDVLKEVISERSFEDHLDGSNKLDNLYANGKVVGSMPWGTIKLQPWMIFQSKTHFMEVFRDFCIQEGFAVSVEKADTTRFTAMCLVESCNWRIHACVLLDGVSWAIKTLVSEHKSCGRLEENPMVTSQWLCTKLLPDIEANPEIPIKTLQRKALGIYRVQVKQRLMYKVRNLGRQQIYGGFDESYALLPSYAEMIKSTNPGSYALVTWTADSGNVTPRFKACFFSFAAQVRGFLRGCRPIIGIDGAHLSGYYKGILLTAVAIDGNNEIFPLAYSIVSTESMDTWSYFFRSLKALFVQHGCQRDDWTFISDRMRGVESALYDVFPKAVRRVCAQHLYTNCRQAGYSGTAFHDLFWVAADAYNPYVFNKAMEKIGKLIPEAVGYLDKVPEQWSRHKFDVGVTCDHNTTNFVESFNACTKPFRDLPVLSLLEEIRSWCMTKIGARFDKAVDIGPDQLTPYATKELEERSADSRFCYATNAGGVNLRF; encoded by the exons ATGGTGGCAGTTGAGGTGCCTGTGTATGATGTTGAGGATTTAAGCGTAGAGTACGTACGTGTTTACAGCTCACAACATGCTGACTGCTTTTCCCCGGGAGGTTCCCAACCACCAAATACACAAAAAGAGCCTTCACCACCACCAAGAGAgccctcaccaccaccaaat ACACaaccacagcaacaacaacaacagaaaGAACATCAGCAACAACCACAAACagaacatcaacaacaacaacaaacagaaCAACAGCAACACCAACCCACagaacagcagcaacaacatcaaacaGAACACCAGCCAGATCAGACACCCCCTCCTAACAGGGCTGAGTTAAACAAAGGGAGGGGTTTCAGAATTTCCAGAAGTCATGCTAAGAAGACGGGTGAGTTTGTTCCTAAGAAGAGGGGGGGAAGGCCTGCTGGTTCAAGGGTGAGGAAACCCACTGCATACAATGTGGAGGAAGAGGAGCAATGGGAtgatgagagtgatgatgaaAATTTTGAGGAGAGTGAGAGTGATAGTGAAACTGGTTTCAACTCCGACGATTTCATTGACGAAGaaattgaagaagatgaagaacaaGATGTTCTTAAGGAGGTAATTTCTGAGAGAAGTTTTGAGGATCATTTAGATGGGAGTAATAAGCTGGATAATTTGTATGCAAATGGGAAAGTTGTGGGAAGCATGCCATGGGGGACTATCAAGTTGCAACCATGGATGATATTCCAAAGCAAGACACACTTCATGGAGGTCTTCAGAGACTTTTGTATTCAAGAGGGATTTGCTGTGAGTGTTGAAAAGGCTGATACAACCAGATTCACTGCAATGTGTCTGGTTGAGTCATGCAATTGGAGGATCCATGCCTGTGTGTTGTTGGATGGGGTCAGTTGGGCCATTAAAACTCTTGTCAGTGAGCACAAGTCTTGTGGGAGACTTGAGGAGAATCCCATGGTGACATCTCAGTGGCTATGCACCAAACTACTTCCTGACATTGAAGCAAATCCAGAAATCCCAATTAAGACACTTCAAAGAAAGGCATTGGGGATTTATAGGGTACAAGTGAAACAGAGGTTGATGTACAAGGTGAGAAACCTCGGGAGGCAGCAAATTTATGGAGGTTTTGATGAGTCATATGCCCTTTTACCATCCTATGCTGAAATGATCAAATCTACCAATCCTGGGAGTTATGCCTTGGTCACTTGGACTGCAGATTCTGGTAACGTGACACCCCGTTTCAAGGCTTGCTTTTTCTCCTTTGCTGCACAAGTTAGGGGTTTCTTAAGAGGTTGTAGGCCTATCATAGGCATTGATGGTGCACATTTGAGTGGATACTATAAGGGAATTCTCCTCACTGCAGTTGCTATCGATGggaataatgagatttttcCATTAGCCTATAGCATTGTGAGTACGGAGAGTATGGACACATGGTCCTATTTTTTCAGAAGTTTGAAGGCTTTGTTTGTTCAACATGGGTGCCAGAGGGATGACTGGACTTTTATTAGTGACAGAATGAGG GGAGTAGAATCTGCTTTGTATGATGTTTTCCCCAAAGCAGTCAGGAGGGTCTGTGCTCAGCATCTGTATACCAACTGCAGACAAGCTGGATACAGTGGCACAGCCTTCCATGACTTGTTCTGGGTTGCTGCTGATGCATACAATCCATATGTCTTCAACAAAGCCATGGAAAAGATTGGCAAACTCATCCCAGAAGCAGTGGGATATCTTGACAAAGTGCCTGAACAGTGGTCCAGACACAAGTTTGATGTTGGGGTCACTTGTGATCACAACACCACCAACTTTGTGGAATCCTTCAACGCGTGTACCAAACCCTTTAGGGATCTTCCTGTTTTGTCACTTCTTGAAG AAATAAGGTCTTGGTGCATGACGAAGATCGGGGCCAGATTTGATAAAGCTGTTGACATTGGACCCGATCAATTGACGCCATATGCTACTAAGGAGCTTGAAGAGAGGAGTGCTGACTCGAGGTTCTGTTATGCAACTAATGCTGGGGGGGTGAATTTGAGGTTTTAG
- the LOC110775827 gene encoding ribosomal lysine N-methyltransferase 3 yields the protein MASRRLRAFKRWMSSNSIQFSDALEFLDTENAGICVKSKCELKEGDLIATIPKIACLTIRTSGASSIIEAADLDGCLGLCVAVMYERSLGSESPWAGYLQLLPKFEPLPLVWSLDDIDRLLCGTELHKTMKEDKALIYEDWKECILPLVHSEELSLDPSFFGVEDYFAAKSLVASRSFQIDDYHGAGMVPLADLFNHKTGAEDVHFTTASSPDESDDGAESVTDDENDSSNEFLTETSTCKENGSSGASVVQSSSGVPDFESEDIPDNPLVLEMILVKDVKAGSEVFNTYGYVGNAALLHRYGFTELDNPYDIVNIDLELVLQWSSSLFSGRHSRSRLSLWRKLGYSGCESQNSEYFEISHDGEPQLELLVLLYIILLSEETYTTLDLTLASKGNSAKSIISITPKTSKLLQGDISEMSSDMLLTTSVRKALMSLADIRERLYGTSSLENDMESLRKCDCITERKLYHSLVLRVSERRIIQKLRTYAEAGVKSLNKALQLHSRKKLKS from the exons ATGGCGTCCAG GCGTCTTCGCGCATTCAAGCGATGGATGTCCTCAAACAGCATTCAATTCAGCGACGCCCTAGAATTTCTCGACACAGAAAACGCCGGAATCTGCGTCAAATCGAAATGCGAGCTCAAAGAAGGAGACCTAATCGCTACAATCCCTAAAATTGCTTGCTTGACAATTCGTACTTCCGGCGCTTCGTCGATTATCGAAGCTGCTGATTTAGATGGATGTTTAGGTCTCTGTGTTGCGGTTATGTATGAGAGAAGCTTAGGTTCGGAATCTCCTTGGGCCGGTTACCTTCAATTGTTGCCGAAATTTGAGCCTTTGCCTTTGGTTTGGAGTTTGGATGATATTGATCGTCTTCTGTGTGGTACTGAGCTTCATAAG ACAATGAAAGAAGACAAAGCTCTTATCTACGAGGATTGGAAAGAGTGCATTCTACCACTAGTTCATTCTGAAGAACTTTCACTTGATCCAAGTTTTTTTGGTGTTGAAGATTACTTTGCTGCAAAAAGTCTTGTTGCATCTCGATCCTTTCAGATAGATGATTACCATGGCGCTGGTATGGTTCCTTTAGCAGATCT TTTTAATCACAAGACTGGAGCTGAGGATGTGCACTTCACCACTGCATCATCTCCTGATGAATCTGATGATGGTGCTGAGAGTGTGACTGATGATGAGAATGACAGCAGTAATGAATTTCTAACTGAGACATCTACGTGTAAAGAGAATGGTTCGTCGGGGGCTTCAGTTGTTCAGAGCTCTTCAGGTGTCCCTGACTTTGAATCTGAAGATATACCAGACAATCCCCTGGTGTTGGAAATGATTCTTGTGAAAGATGTCAAAGCCGGTTCAGAG GTCTTCAACACATATGGGTATGTGGGCAATGCAGCATTGCTGCATAGATATGGCTTTACAGAACTAGATAATCCTTACGACATTGTCAATATTGATTTGGAATTGGTGCTTCAATGGAGTTCATCTCTCTTCTCTGGTCGTCACAGTAGATCAAGATTATCTCTATGGAGAAAGTTAGGCTACTCTGGGTGTGAAAGTCAGAACTCAGAATACTTCGAAATTTCACATGACGGGGAGCCCCAACTCGAGCTATTGGTTTTGCTTTATATAATCTTATTGTCTGAAGAAACATACACAACGTTAGATCTCACTTTAGCCTCCAAGGGAAATTCAGCCAAGTCTATTATTTCTATCACACCCAAGACAAGTAAACTTCTGCAGGGAGACATTTCTGAAATGAGCAGTGATATGTTATTGACAACGAGTGTCCGCAAGGCTCTGATGTCGCTTGCTGATATAAGAGAGCGTCTGTATGGCACAAGCTCTTTGGAAAATGATATGGAAAGCTTAAGGAAATGTGATTGTATTACAGAAAGGAAGTTGTACCATTCATTGGTCCTTCGTGTTAGTGAAAGAAGGATCATACAGAAACTGAGGACATATGCTGAGGCTGGTGTCAAGTCTCTTAACAAGGCCCTACAGCTACATTCGAGGAAGAAGTTGAAGTCATGA
- the LOC110775828 gene encoding 4,5-DOPA dioxygenase extradiol: MILHNFQQPSTLLLQIPSFSATPEIKRTFLKSKFPKNSNLKIMAGQESIKETFFISHGTPMMAIDESKPSRKFLESWREKIYSKKPKAILVISAHWETDSPSVNSVDVNDTVYDFGGFPARLYQFKYPAPGFPDLAKRVQELLTASGFQSVHTDKKRGLDHGAWVPLMLMYPEADIPVCQLSVQSHLDGKHHFNLGRALAPLKDEGVLIIGSGSATHPSNGTPHCNDGVAPWAADFDLWLETALTSGRYEEVNKCERKAPNWKLAHPWPEHFYPLHVAMGAAGENSKAELIHNSWDHGTMSYGSYKFSPN; the protein is encoded by the exons ATGATCCTCCATAATTTCCAACAACCATCAAcgcttcttcttcaaattcctTCATTTTCAGCAACCCCAGAAATCAAAAGAACTTTTCTCAAATCCAAATTCCCGAAAAACTCAAACTTGAAAATAATGGCTGGTCAAGAAAGCATCAAAGAAACGTTTTTTATATCCCATGGAACTCCAATGATGGCAATTGATGAGTCAAAACCTTCGAGAAAGTTCCTTGAAagttggagagagaaaatctaCTCCAAAAAACCAAAGGCTATTCTCGTCATTTCTGCTCACTGGGAAACTGATTCCCCTTCTGTTAATTCTGTTGATGTCAATGATACTGTCTATGATTTTGGTGGCTTCCCTGCTCGCTTGTATCAG TTCAAGTACCCGGCTCCAGGGTTTCCAGATTTGGCTAAAAGGGTACAAGAACTTCTTACTGCATCAGGGTTCCAATCTGTGCACACTGACAAGAAACGCGGGCTTGATCATGGTGCGTGGGTGCCTCTGATGCTGATGTATCCTGAGGCTGACATCCCTGTTTGTCAGCTCTCTGTCCAATCACACTTGGATGGAAAACACCACTTTAACTTGGGACGAGCATTGGCTCCCTTGAAGGACGAAGGTGTACTCATCATTGGTTCTGGAAGTGCAACACACCCTTCGAATGGTACCCCTCATTGTAATGACGGAGTTGCTCCGTGGGCTGCAGATTTTGATCTCTGGCTTGAAACAGCTCTGACTAGTGGAAG GTATGAAGAAGTGAATAAATGTGAAAGGAAAGCACCAAACTGGAAATTGGCACATCCATGGCCAGAGCACTTCTATCCACTGCATGTAGCTATGGGAGCTGCTGGTGAAAATTCGAAGGCAGAGCTCATCCATAACAGCTGGGATCATGGCACCATGTCGTATGGCTCCTATAAGTTCTCTCCCAACTGA
- the LOC110775812 gene encoding probable metal-nicotianamine transporter YSL7, with protein sequence METDGEKTATTSLETETSVEKTFEATEVLPWKQQLTIRAFVVSFVLSILFSVIVMKLNLTTGIIPSLNISAGLLGFFFVKTWTKLLEKSGYLKQPFTRQENTVIQTCVVASSGIAFSGGFGSYVLGMSDRVAQLGDKGFLLDTKNPSLGWMIGFLFVVSFIGLFSVVPLRKIMIMDFKLTYPSGTATAHLINSFHTPEGAILAKKKVKTLGKFFSLSFLWGCFQWFFTGGDDCGFASLPTFGNKAYQQKFFFDFSATYVGVGMICSHLTNLSLLLGAILSWGIMWPLIGQHKGHWYDATLSDSNLHGLQGYRVFIGIAIILGDGLYSFVKVFGRSMVALYKQYKTRNTGGILPYNHRPKPEEPFDDKRRSEYFLKDSIPNWFALAGYVAIAAVAIGVLPQIFHQLKWYHVLVMYIVAPVLAFCNAYGCGLTDWSLASTYGKLAIFIIGGWAGASHGGIVAGLAACGVMMNIVSTASDLTQDFKTGYMTLASPRSMFVSQIIGTAMGCIISPCVFWVFYMAFPDIGLPTSKYPAPFASVYRSIALLGIEGVSTLPKHCLTLCIIFFIVAMAVNGLKDLVGEKYAKFIPIPLAMAIPFYLGGYFAIDMCVGSLILFLWHYKNKAEADAYAPAVASGLICGDGIWTMPSSVLALIGVNPPLCLKVLTRRKASMLT encoded by the exons ATGGAGACTGACGGAGAGAAAACAGCAACGACGTCGTTAGAAACCGAAACTTCGGTGGAGAAGACGTTCGAGGCGACAGAGGTTCTGCCATGGAAACAACAATTGACAATACGAGCATTCGTAGTAAGCTTTGTGTTGAGCATACTTTTCAGCGTCATTGTTATGAAACTCAACCTAACAACCGGGATTATTCCGTCGCTTAATATTTCCGCCGGTTTGTTGGGGTTTTTCTTCGTTAAAACTTGGACTAAGTTGCTTGAGAAATCTGGTTACCTTAAACAACCCTTTACTCGTCAAGAAAATACTGTTATTCAGACTTGTGTTGTTGCCTCCTCCGGCATCGCCTTCTCCG GAGGATTCGGGAGTTATGTTCTTGGAATGAGTGATAGAGTTGCTCAACTGGGAGATAAAGGGTTTCTACTAGACACCAAGAACCCTTCTTTGGGATGGATGATTGGCTTTCTCTTTGTTGTTAGCTTCATAGGCCTCTTTTCAGTTGTTCCCCTCCGTAAG ATTATGATTATGGACTTCAAACTTACTTACCCAAGTGGGACTGCTACTGCGCATCTCATCAACAGCTTTCACACCCCCGAGGGTGCAATATTAGCCAA GAAGAAAGTGAAGACACTAGGGAAATTTTTCTCCTTGAGCTTCTTGTGGGGTTgcttccaatggttcttcacaGGAGGTGATGATTGTGGATTTGCAAGTTTACCCACTTTCGGTAATAAAGCCTACCAACAAAA atttttctttgatttttctgcAACATATGTGGGTGTGGGGATGATATGCTCTCATCTTACAAATCTATCTTTACTACTCGGAGCAATTTTATCATGGGGTATCATGTGGCCTCTCATAGGCCAACACAAAGGTCATTGGTATGATGCAACTCTCTCTGATAGCAATCTTCATGGCCTGCAAGGTTACAGG GTTTTTATTGGCATAGCGATTATTCTAGGAGATGGACTGTATAGTTTTGTCAAAGTTTTTGGACGATCAATGGTTGCGTTGTATAAACAGTATAAAACAAGAAATACCGGTGGAATACTTCCTTATAATCATCGTCCCAAACCAGAAGAACCATTCGATGACAAAAGAAGAAGTGAATATTTCCTCAAAGACAGCATTCCAAACTGGTTTGCATTAGCTGGTTATGTTGCAATTGCTGCAGTTGCCATTGGCGTACTTCCACAGATCTTCCATCAGCTCAAATGGTACCATGTGTTGGTCATGTATATTGTTGCACCTGTGTTGGCCTTCTGTAATGCTTATGGTTGTGGTTTGACTGACTGGTCATTGGCCTCTACTTATGGGAAACTGGCTATCTTTATTATTGGAGGATGGGCTGGTGCTTCTCATGGTGGGATTGTGGCTGGACTTGCAGCTTGTGGTGTTATGATGAACATTGTTTCAACAGCATCGGATCTTACTCAAGATTTTAAAACAG GTTACATGACGCTAGCTTCACCAAGATCAATGTTCGTGAGCCAAATAATAGGAACAGCAATGGGCTGCATCATATCCCCTTGCGTCTTCTGGGTATTCTACATGGCTTTCCCCGACATTGGACTACCAACTTCCAAATACCCAGCACCATTTGCATCCGTCTACAGAAGCATAGCCCTTCTTGGAATCGAAGGCGTAAGCACCTTGCCTAAGCATTGTCTAACCTTATGCATAATATTCTTCATCGTTGCAATGGCCGTCAATGGTCTCAAAGATTTGGTAGGGGAGAAGTATGCGAAGTTTATACCAATCCCGCTAGCTATGGCTATACCTTTCTACCTCGGAGGCTACTTTGCCATCGACATGTGCGTTGGTAGTTTGATACTCTTCTTGTGGCACTACAAAAATAAGGCGGAAGCTGATGCGTACGCGCCTGCTGTTGCGTCTGGGTTGATTTGCGGTGATGGGATTTGGACGATGCCGAGTTCTGTACTTGCTTTGATTGGTGTTAATCCACCTCTTTGCCTCAAGGTTCTTACTAGACGAAAAGCAAGCATGCTAACTTAG